One window of the Maylandia zebra isolate NMK-2024a linkage group LG19, Mzebra_GT3a, whole genome shotgun sequence genome contains the following:
- the LOC112436559 gene encoding adhesion G-protein coupled receptor G6-like, protein MHVLVRKGKASEATKILMNLFVAMLILNLSFLTNESISNLGIKGACVAIAAVLHYGMLATFTWFFMQALHLYLSLRRICTEVKHYMLKICITGWVIPAVVVIALLASQKYNSININTNEGKAATMCWISDAGIHQGVNIGYYAVVFVFTLSVFILTVRQIVLMPKAGKAQDNSSIKSNTSTILSLFLLLGITWAFAFFSYGPLLIASYYIFTILNSFQGFFLFIYYYKSAEWLF, encoded by the exons ATGCACGTTCTCGTCAG AAAGGGGAAAGCAAGCGAAGCAACAAAGATTCTGATGAACCTCTTTGTCGCCATGTTGATCCTGAACTTGTCCTTCTTGACCAATGAGAGCATTTCAAATCTGGGTATCAAAGGTGCATGTGTGGCAATAGCAGCAGTTCTGCACTACGGGATGTTGGCCACTTTTACCTGGTTCTTCATGCAGGCTTTACACTTGTACCTCAGTCTACGTCGAATCTGCACTGAAGTGAAACATTACATGCTGAAGATTTGCATCACAGGATGGG TCATACCGGCTGTGGTGGTGATCGCTCTTCTTGCCTCCCAGAAATATAATTCTATTAATATTAATACAAATGAGGGGAAAGCAGCAACAAT GTGCTGGATCTCTGATGCTGGTATCCACCAGGGGGTCAACATTGGTTATTATGCTGTAGTGTTCGTCTTCACTCTGAGTGTATTCATTCTAACTGTAAGGCAAATCGTTCTAATGCCAAAAGCAGGAAAGGCCCAAGACAATAGTTCCATTAAGAGCAACACTTCCACCATTCTGAGCCTGTTCCTCCTTCTTGGCATCACCTGGGCTTTTGCTTTCTTCAGCTACGGACCTTTGCTCATCGCTTCCTACTACATCTTTACCATCCTCAACTCCTTTCAAG gtttcttcctgttcatcTACTATTATAAATCCGCTGAATGGCTTTTCTGA
- the LOC101466933 gene encoding adhesion G-protein coupled receptor G5 isoform X1, giving the protein MLPMDVNHRRTLAAKLLFYGIFLSNHISEGVFTGPNGDCTPKNTLFISNETLTQQYFPSQTIYREVNGPKLCFNIQPNNSLADCCSENNFTCSLKVKGDGPGKYILNATEEILSKQDIVVMKKPQYDYSCMPSQVYNKSSPGFLYNINRCLNESSKSIRVNADSCLDNETNTRVACKDVTETHYVIFDNKTCVLCKKPVLKSLDKEINYTLEKIPTSPDKAKDAMNVLSCLFKELGNASTAAVKMGNITGLIAKLPQENQTNMNFVFTKNSGVNSVEEENSNSLTGPFRLMKIPKEASKMAVERNGSFLGILLFPEMHADDSSKYYLNSEIVGIEMGAKIQNLSQPIEIQYSNVDKKGANASCMSWDGNSTDANGKSLWITDGCQTVETNNSITCQCTHLTFFAILMSPTPANISTSDVNTLTYITSIGCGLSLFFLIVGLFMHVLVRKGKASEATKILMNLFVAMLILNLSFLTNESISNLGIKGACVAIAAVLHYGMLATFTWFFMQALHLYLSLRRICTEVKHYMLKICITGWVIPAVVVIALLASQKYNSININTNEGKAATMCWISDAGIHQGVNIGYYAVVFVFTLSVFILTVRQIVLMPKAGKAQDNSSIKSNTSTILSLFLLLGITWAFAFFSYGPLLIASYYIFTILNSFQGFFLFIYYYKSSKIIGDGKIHTQSSSTATSNTAVTSPYA; this is encoded by the exons ATGTTACCAATGGATGTAAATCATCGCCGGACGCTTGCTGCGAAGCTTCTGTTTTATGGGATATTCCTCAGCAACCACATAAGTGAGGGTG TTTTCACAGGTCCAAATGGAGACTGCACACCCAAGAATACCCTCTTTATCAGTAATGAAACACTAACTCAACAATATTTTCCATCAC aaactaTCTACCGAGAGGTCAACGGACCTAAACTCTGTTTCAACATCCAGCCAAACAATAGCCTTGCAG ATTGTTGTAGCGAAAACAATTTCACCTGTAGCCTTAAAGTAAAAGGAGACGGACCAGGCAAATACATCCTAAATGCAACTGAAGAGATTTTATCTAAGCAAGATATTGTGGTGATGAAGAAGCCACAGTATGATTATTCGTGTATGCCATCACAGGTCTACAACAAAAGCAGCCCTG GTTTTCTTTATAACATCAACCGCTGCTTGAATGAAA GTTCCAAAAGCATTAGAGTGAATGCTGACAGTTGTTTAGATAATGAAACCAATACCAGAGTGGCTTGCAAAG ATGTAACAGAAACACACTACGTTATCTTTGACAATAAAACATGTGTGTTATGTAAGAAACCAGTCTTGAAAAGTCTAGACAAAGAGATTAATTATACCCTGGAGAAAATTCCTACCAGCCCAGACAAAGCAAA AGATGCCATGAATGTTCTATCATGCTTGTTTAAAGAGCTGGGTAACGCCAGCACAGCAGCAGTGAAAATGGGCAACATTACAGGACTGATTGCCAAACTGCCCCAGGAAAACCAAACCAACATGAACTTTGTCTTCACAAAAAACTCTGGAGTAAAT tctgTTGAAGAAGAAAACAGCAATTCTTTGACGGGCCCATTTCGTTTAATGAAAATTCCTAAAGAGGCCAGTAAAATGGCGGTGGAGAGAAATGGATCATTTCTTGGGATTCTGCTCTTTCCAGAAATGCATGCG GatgacagcagtaaatactattTAAACAGTGAGATAGTGGGAATAGAAATGGGGGCAAAAATACAAAACCTTTCACAACCCATCGAGATTCAGTACAGTAATGTGGACAAG AAAGGAGCGAATGCTTCTTGCATGTCTTGGGATGGAAACAGCACAGATGCAAACg GGAAATCACTCTGGATCACAGATGGCTGTCAAACAGTGGAGACCAATAACAGCATCACCTGCCAGTGCACACATCTAACCTTTTTTGCCATACTCATG TCACCTACACCTGCAAACATTAGCACTTCTGATGTTAATACTCTGACCTACATCACTTCAATCGGTTGTGGACTGTCGCTGTTTTTCTTGATCGTCGGTCTCTTCATGCACGTTCTCGTCAG AAAGGGGAAAGCAAGCGAAGCAACAAAGATTCTGATGAACCTCTTTGTCGCCATGTTGATCCTGAACTTGTCCTTCTTGACCAATGAGAGCATTTCAAATCTGGGTATCAAAGGTGCATGTGTGGCAATAGCAGCAGTTCTGCACTACGGGATGTTGGCCACTTTTACCTGGTTCTTCATGCAGGCTTTACACTTGTACCTCAGTCTACGTCGAATCTGCACTGAAGTGAAACATTACATGCTGAAGATTTGCATCACAGGATGGG TCATACCGGCTGTGGTGGTGATCGCTCTTCTTGCCTCCCAGAAATATAATTCTATTAATATTAATACAAATGAGGGGAAAGCAGCAACAAT GTGCTGGATCTCTGATGCTGGTATCCACCAGGGGGTCAACATTGGTTATTATGCTGTAGTGTTCGTCTTCACTCTGAGTGTATTCATTCTAACTGTAAGGCAAATCGTTCTAATGCCAAAAGCAGGAAAGGCCCAAGACAATAGTTCCATTAAGAGCAACACTTCCACCATTCTGAGCCTGTTCCTCCTTCTTGGCATCACCTGGGCTTTTGCTTTCTTCAGCTACGGACCTTTGCTCATCGCTTCCTACTACATCTTTACCATCCTCAACTCCTTTCAAG gtttcttcctgttcatcTACTATTATAAATCCAGCAAGATTATTGGAGACGGCAAAATCCACACACAAAGTAGCAGCACAGctacatcaaacacagctgtaacGTCTCCTTATGCATAA
- the LOC101466933 gene encoding adhesion G-protein coupled receptor G5 isoform X2: MLPMDVNHRRTLAAKLLFYGIFLSNHISEGGPNGDCTPKNTLFISNETLTQQYFPSQTIYREVNGPKLCFNIQPNNSLADCCSENNFTCSLKVKGDGPGKYILNATEEILSKQDIVVMKKPQYDYSCMPSQVYNKSSPGFLYNINRCLNESSKSIRVNADSCLDNETNTRVACKDVTETHYVIFDNKTCVLCKKPVLKSLDKEINYTLEKIPTSPDKAKDAMNVLSCLFKELGNASTAAVKMGNITGLIAKLPQENQTNMNFVFTKNSGVNSVEEENSNSLTGPFRLMKIPKEASKMAVERNGSFLGILLFPEMHADDSSKYYLNSEIVGIEMGAKIQNLSQPIEIQYSNVDKKGANASCMSWDGNSTDANGKSLWITDGCQTVETNNSITCQCTHLTFFAILMSPTPANISTSDVNTLTYITSIGCGLSLFFLIVGLFMHVLVRKGKASEATKILMNLFVAMLILNLSFLTNESISNLGIKGACVAIAAVLHYGMLATFTWFFMQALHLYLSLRRICTEVKHYMLKICITGWVIPAVVVIALLASQKYNSININTNEGKAATMCWISDAGIHQGVNIGYYAVVFVFTLSVFILTVRQIVLMPKAGKAQDNSSIKSNTSTILSLFLLLGITWAFAFFSYGPLLIASYYIFTILNSFQGFFLFIYYYKSSKIIGDGKIHTQSSSTATSNTAVTSPYA; this comes from the exons ATGTTACCAATGGATGTAAATCATCGCCGGACGCTTGCTGCGAAGCTTCTGTTTTATGGGATATTCCTCAGCAACCACATAAGTGAGGGTG GTCCAAATGGAGACTGCACACCCAAGAATACCCTCTTTATCAGTAATGAAACACTAACTCAACAATATTTTCCATCAC aaactaTCTACCGAGAGGTCAACGGACCTAAACTCTGTTTCAACATCCAGCCAAACAATAGCCTTGCAG ATTGTTGTAGCGAAAACAATTTCACCTGTAGCCTTAAAGTAAAAGGAGACGGACCAGGCAAATACATCCTAAATGCAACTGAAGAGATTTTATCTAAGCAAGATATTGTGGTGATGAAGAAGCCACAGTATGATTATTCGTGTATGCCATCACAGGTCTACAACAAAAGCAGCCCTG GTTTTCTTTATAACATCAACCGCTGCTTGAATGAAA GTTCCAAAAGCATTAGAGTGAATGCTGACAGTTGTTTAGATAATGAAACCAATACCAGAGTGGCTTGCAAAG ATGTAACAGAAACACACTACGTTATCTTTGACAATAAAACATGTGTGTTATGTAAGAAACCAGTCTTGAAAAGTCTAGACAAAGAGATTAATTATACCCTGGAGAAAATTCCTACCAGCCCAGACAAAGCAAA AGATGCCATGAATGTTCTATCATGCTTGTTTAAAGAGCTGGGTAACGCCAGCACAGCAGCAGTGAAAATGGGCAACATTACAGGACTGATTGCCAAACTGCCCCAGGAAAACCAAACCAACATGAACTTTGTCTTCACAAAAAACTCTGGAGTAAAT tctgTTGAAGAAGAAAACAGCAATTCTTTGACGGGCCCATTTCGTTTAATGAAAATTCCTAAAGAGGCCAGTAAAATGGCGGTGGAGAGAAATGGATCATTTCTTGGGATTCTGCTCTTTCCAGAAATGCATGCG GatgacagcagtaaatactattTAAACAGTGAGATAGTGGGAATAGAAATGGGGGCAAAAATACAAAACCTTTCACAACCCATCGAGATTCAGTACAGTAATGTGGACAAG AAAGGAGCGAATGCTTCTTGCATGTCTTGGGATGGAAACAGCACAGATGCAAACg GGAAATCACTCTGGATCACAGATGGCTGTCAAACAGTGGAGACCAATAACAGCATCACCTGCCAGTGCACACATCTAACCTTTTTTGCCATACTCATG TCACCTACACCTGCAAACATTAGCACTTCTGATGTTAATACTCTGACCTACATCACTTCAATCGGTTGTGGACTGTCGCTGTTTTTCTTGATCGTCGGTCTCTTCATGCACGTTCTCGTCAG AAAGGGGAAAGCAAGCGAAGCAACAAAGATTCTGATGAACCTCTTTGTCGCCATGTTGATCCTGAACTTGTCCTTCTTGACCAATGAGAGCATTTCAAATCTGGGTATCAAAGGTGCATGTGTGGCAATAGCAGCAGTTCTGCACTACGGGATGTTGGCCACTTTTACCTGGTTCTTCATGCAGGCTTTACACTTGTACCTCAGTCTACGTCGAATCTGCACTGAAGTGAAACATTACATGCTGAAGATTTGCATCACAGGATGGG TCATACCGGCTGTGGTGGTGATCGCTCTTCTTGCCTCCCAGAAATATAATTCTATTAATATTAATACAAATGAGGGGAAAGCAGCAACAAT GTGCTGGATCTCTGATGCTGGTATCCACCAGGGGGTCAACATTGGTTATTATGCTGTAGTGTTCGTCTTCACTCTGAGTGTATTCATTCTAACTGTAAGGCAAATCGTTCTAATGCCAAAAGCAGGAAAGGCCCAAGACAATAGTTCCATTAAGAGCAACACTTCCACCATTCTGAGCCTGTTCCTCCTTCTTGGCATCACCTGGGCTTTTGCTTTCTTCAGCTACGGACCTTTGCTCATCGCTTCCTACTACATCTTTACCATCCTCAACTCCTTTCAAG gtttcttcctgttcatcTACTATTATAAATCCAGCAAGATTATTGGAGACGGCAAAATCCACACACAAAGTAGCAGCACAGctacatcaaacacagctgtaacGTCTCCTTATGCATAA